In a single window of the Pedococcus dokdonensis genome:
- a CDS encoding COG1361 family protein: MTTARRQPAKKVAKPARKAAATRGSAPSTPKAAAVPTSDAIVLTGPPGLLRATVSVENAVDQRVAVRGLTLHRAGREALSGTGAAVIAPGATAELPVTFRLEPDTPPGDYPAEVEVGGIRREAVLRVEPDLALHVSPRRMLAEVGSSEVTLTVTNDGNVPMSLAAVVRARTDDGGPDPGPDVTLTLARATTVAAGSTSVLGGTLAVPEELDPTRRHTARVPVGTADLDVIILPRDASE, translated from the coding sequence GTGACCACCGCCCGTCGCCAACCGGCCAAGAAGGTGGCCAAGCCTGCCCGGAAGGCGGCCGCCACCCGGGGCAGCGCACCTTCGACCCCGAAGGCCGCGGCCGTCCCCACGTCTGACGCGATCGTGCTGACCGGCCCACCCGGCCTGCTGCGGGCCACGGTCTCGGTCGAGAACGCCGTCGACCAGCGGGTCGCCGTGCGCGGACTCACCCTGCACCGCGCGGGGCGGGAGGCGCTGTCCGGGACGGGCGCCGCGGTGATCGCCCCGGGTGCCACGGCGGAGCTGCCGGTCACCTTCCGCTTGGAGCCGGACACCCCGCCCGGGGACTACCCCGCCGAGGTCGAGGTCGGGGGCATCCGCCGCGAGGCGGTGCTGCGGGTCGAGCCGGACCTGGCCCTCCACGTGTCACCGCGCCGGATGCTGGCCGAGGTCGGCAGCTCCGAGGTCACCCTGACCGTCACGAACGACGGCAACGTGCCGATGTCCCTGGCCGCCGTGGTGCGCGCCCGCACCGACGACGGCGGTCCCGACCCGGGCCCCGACGTGACGCTGACCCTCGCCCGCGCGACCACGGTCGCGGCCGGCAGCACGTCCGTCCTCGGCGGCACCCTCGCCGTCCCCGAGGAGCTCGACCCCACCCGGCGGCACACCGCTCGGGTCCCCGTCGGCACTGCCGACCTCGACGTCATCATCCTGCCCCGCGACGCATCGGAGTGA
- a CDS encoding NAD-dependent epimerase/dehydratase family protein, whose amino-acid sequence MRVAVTGATGMVGSQVALAALDAGHEVVAVARPDPGRRGPLTLAGREVPSATAALTDPAALRAALAGCDAVVHCAAVYAFGDARAAEVDQVNTDGTRTVLEAAAAAGARRVVVTSSSVTRGSNLLPRARSERDELGLEPAPAYYASKVAQEAVTLETGGRLGLEVVLALPTVVLGGPFNRLAPSNAIVLRYLLDPTRSTFPGGCNVVDARDVGAGHLTLLEQGVAGERYLLGGEDVSWRMLHTLVSDLAGLPGPFAEMDAGSAWAVSAAAEWWAGVRDERPLTTRDEASTVGRFYWYTSAKAHDLGYAARPARAAVAASLAWLAVSPDLPRWAREGLRLHPEVRAARDLVAGPLGDPSADSAVSPRPRRSPPTWPRRRR is encoded by the coding sequence ATGAGGGTCGCGGTCACCGGCGCCACCGGGATGGTCGGGAGCCAGGTCGCCCTGGCCGCGCTGGACGCAGGGCACGAGGTGGTCGCGGTGGCCCGCCCGGACCCGGGACGTCGCGGACCGCTGACCCTCGCCGGCCGGGAGGTGCCGTCGGCGACGGCTGCGCTCACCGACCCCGCAGCCCTGCGCGCGGCCCTGGCCGGGTGCGACGCCGTGGTGCACTGCGCCGCGGTCTACGCCTTCGGCGACGCGCGCGCGGCCGAGGTGGACCAGGTCAACACCGACGGCACCCGCACCGTCCTCGAGGCAGCGGCAGCGGCCGGCGCGCGCCGGGTCGTGGTGACCTCGTCGTCGGTCACCCGCGGGTCGAACCTGCTCCCCCGCGCCCGCTCCGAGCGCGACGAGCTCGGCCTCGAGCCGGCCCCGGCCTACTACGCCAGCAAGGTCGCCCAGGAGGCAGTCACCCTGGAGACCGGGGGACGGCTCGGCCTCGAGGTCGTCCTCGCGCTGCCGACCGTCGTGCTGGGCGGTCCGTTCAACCGTCTGGCACCGAGCAACGCGATCGTCCTGCGCTACCTGCTCGACCCCACGCGCAGCACCTTCCCCGGCGGGTGCAACGTGGTCGATGCCCGCGACGTCGGAGCCGGCCACCTGACGCTGCTCGAGCAAGGGGTGGCCGGTGAGCGCTACCTGCTCGGCGGTGAGGACGTCAGCTGGCGGATGCTGCACACCCTCGTGTCAGACCTGGCCGGCCTCCCCGGCCCGTTCGCCGAGATGGACGCAGGGAGCGCGTGGGCAGTCTCCGCCGCGGCGGAGTGGTGGGCGGGGGTGCGCGACGAGCGACCGCTGACCACCCGCGACGAGGCGTCGACCGTCGGCCGGTTCTACTGGTACACCTCGGCCAAGGCGCACGACCTCGGGTATGCCGCGCGGCCGGCCAGGGCGGCCGTCGCCGCCTCACTCGCCTGGCTGGCCGTGAGCCCGGACCTGCCCCGTTGGGCTCGCGAGGGCCTGCGACTGCACCCCGAGGTCCGGGCTGCGCGGGACCTCGTGGCCGGGCCGCTGGGAGACCCGTCCGCCGACTCGGCGGTCAGTCCGCGACCTCGACGGTCACCTCCAACATGGCCTCGTCGCCGCCGCTGA
- a CDS encoding DUF362 domain-containing protein yields the protein MAPRGVPSREPLVCIVAGGGDVDALGPALTALDPPLSDAAVVLVRLRQPTPVSAAVVHAVVDQLRHRGCDPVVVGSSISSYDRDRGHRSVSELARQAGLGGRTPAGAAYDVVDLGADLVGAPVPGTSVLSGRLVSRCWVESPTRVVVGRAVTDLTEGYAACLRTLLGAAPEVAGADPADVGADLLTHLPPTLAVVDALAASVGPDGGRLPQPLDSRALVVATDLLAADSATAALLGLDRSAAPLFERALLAVGPPTGRTEGRLASLDGAHAAHPLARAAAGSVAAEPRLARVLSAATGGPDDAAEPGDPVLTTLRDLLTPLVVAADDPAGHLPLTAVLGAVGAARLGALGWSTTFDKDTVDRREVPLGFDPAAYPVDRYDGLPAFFAPFDALVEELPENADGMRWRLVDGATVFEVARDVRADFDQWVARVDVAAGISLMADYLGGRRVTVSSTARGGTTRTRQAERNLYLPQPNYLATWGGEPIDVCKIELVERSTDTHRLTWRTVSSPNGSADYDDGSLTFSRTPGGTRVVVRGRQLFALPDSWSGVDLASVPELRNPLLEEAYRRFFTTTFDNLEACFEGREFRIGRPPMDPAEPLLTRALDLVLGAVSDWAVDQRASASQAESAGGTRDSGTELDAHGFRHVRGPR from the coding sequence GTGGCACCCCGCGGCGTGCCGAGCCGGGAACCGCTGGTCTGCATCGTGGCCGGTGGCGGGGACGTCGACGCCCTCGGGCCGGCGCTCACTGCGCTCGACCCCCCGCTCTCGGACGCCGCCGTGGTGCTCGTGCGGCTGCGCCAGCCGACCCCGGTCAGCGCCGCCGTGGTCCACGCGGTCGTCGACCAGCTGCGCCACCGTGGCTGTGACCCGGTCGTGGTCGGCAGCAGCATCTCGTCGTACGACCGCGACCGCGGCCACCGGTCGGTGTCCGAGCTCGCCCGGCAGGCGGGGCTCGGCGGGCGCACGCCGGCCGGGGCGGCCTACGACGTGGTCGACCTCGGCGCCGACCTGGTGGGCGCGCCGGTGCCCGGGACGAGCGTGCTGTCCGGTCGTCTCGTCTCGCGCTGCTGGGTGGAGTCGCCGACGCGGGTGGTCGTCGGCCGCGCGGTCACCGACCTGACCGAGGGGTATGCCGCGTGCCTGCGCACGCTTCTCGGTGCGGCTCCCGAGGTGGCCGGCGCCGACCCCGCCGACGTCGGAGCCGACCTGCTCACCCACCTGCCGCCGACCCTCGCGGTCGTCGACGCCCTCGCCGCAAGCGTCGGTCCCGACGGTGGCCGGCTGCCGCAGCCGCTCGACAGCCGTGCCCTCGTGGTGGCCACCGACCTGCTCGCCGCCGACAGCGCCACCGCGGCACTGTTGGGGCTGGACCGGTCCGCCGCACCCCTGTTCGAGCGCGCACTGCTCGCCGTCGGCCCACCCACCGGCCGCACCGAGGGTCGCCTCGCGTCGCTCGACGGCGCTCACGCCGCCCATCCGCTGGCCCGCGCCGCGGCCGGGTCGGTGGCCGCCGAGCCGAGGCTGGCCCGCGTGCTGAGCGCTGCCACCGGCGGGCCGGACGACGCCGCGGAGCCTGGCGACCCCGTGCTCACGACGCTGCGTGACCTGCTCACGCCGCTGGTCGTCGCGGCGGACGACCCGGCCGGCCACCTCCCGCTGACCGCAGTCCTGGGCGCCGTCGGGGCCGCCCGCCTCGGCGCGCTCGGTTGGTCGACCACCTTCGACAAGGACACCGTCGACCGGCGCGAGGTGCCGCTGGGCTTCGACCCGGCGGCATACCCGGTTGACCGCTATGACGGGCTGCCCGCCTTCTTCGCACCCTTCGACGCCCTGGTGGAGGAGCTGCCGGAGAACGCCGACGGCATGCGCTGGCGGCTCGTCGACGGGGCCACGGTGTTCGAGGTGGCCCGCGACGTGCGGGCAGACTTCGACCAGTGGGTGGCACGGGTCGACGTGGCAGCAGGGATCAGCCTGATGGCCGACTACCTCGGGGGCCGACGCGTCACGGTCTCGTCGACGGCACGGGGCGGGACGACCCGCACCCGCCAGGCGGAACGCAACCTCTACCTCCCCCAGCCCAACTACCTGGCGACCTGGGGCGGTGAGCCGATCGACGTCTGCAAGATCGAGCTGGTGGAGCGCAGCACCGACACCCACCGGCTGACCTGGCGAACGGTCAGCAGCCCCAACGGATCTGCGGACTACGACGACGGCAGCCTGACCTTCTCACGCACGCCCGGTGGCACCCGGGTCGTCGTGCGCGGACGGCAGCTCTTTGCGCTGCCGGACAGCTGGTCGGGCGTTGACCTCGCGTCGGTCCCGGAGCTGCGCAACCCGCTGCTCGAGGAGGCCTACCGCCGGTTCTTCACCACCACCTTCGACAACCTCGAGGCGTGCTTCGAGGGGCGCGAGTTCCGGATCGGGCGCCCGCCGATGGACCCCGCGGAGCCGCTGCTGACTCGCGCCCTCGACCTGGTGCTGGGCGCGGTCTCGGACTGGGCGGTCGACCAGCGGGCGAGTGCGAGCCAGGCGGAATCTGCTGGTGGCACAAGAGATTCGGGCACCGAGCTCGATGCCCACGGCTTCCGTCACGTAAGGGGCCCGCGATGA
- a CDS encoding DUF2630 family protein codes for MADDIDIQQHIKGLIDEEHGLRSRLSAGEISVEEENARLRSLEVELDQCWDLLRQRRAKREFGEDPAEAAVRDERTVENYRG; via the coding sequence GTGGCCGACGACATCGACATCCAGCAGCACATCAAGGGGCTCATCGACGAGGAGCACGGCCTGCGCAGCCGGCTCTCGGCCGGTGAGATCAGCGTCGAGGAGGAGAACGCCCGCCTGCGCAGCCTCGAGGTCGAGCTCGATCAGTGCTGGGACCTGTTGCGGCAGCGTCGCGCCAAGCGTGAGTTCGGCGAGGACCCGGCGGAGGCCGCCGTGCGTGACGAGCGGACGGTAGAGAACTACCGCGGCTGA
- a CDS encoding MBL fold metallo-hydrolase — protein sequence MPDIAPSPGGVRVARIVTAGTFDRPEGALTLENNTWVVGDDSECLVIDAGHDGRAIVKSIPREQRVRGVLVTHGHFDHLDAVGEVCDGTRAPAHLHEADRFLWDELYPVTPDATLADGQVLTVGDVELHVLHTPGHTPGSCCFHAPALGVVFTGDTLFPGGPGATRHAYSDFDTIIESVRRLFTLPEDTVVLPGHGESTTIGAELPHLEEWIDRRW from the coding sequence ATGCCGGACATCGCACCTTCCCCGGGTGGCGTGCGCGTCGCGCGTATCGTCACCGCAGGCACCTTCGACCGACCCGAGGGCGCACTCACCCTCGAGAACAACACCTGGGTGGTCGGTGACGACAGCGAGTGCCTCGTCATCGATGCCGGCCACGACGGCCGCGCGATCGTGAAGTCGATCCCGCGCGAGCAGCGGGTGCGTGGCGTCCTCGTCACGCACGGGCACTTCGACCACCTCGACGCGGTCGGTGAGGTGTGCGACGGCACCCGAGCGCCGGCGCACCTGCACGAGGCGGACCGGTTCCTCTGGGACGAGCTCTACCCGGTGACCCCGGACGCGACGCTGGCCGACGGCCAGGTGCTCACCGTCGGTGATGTCGAGCTGCACGTGCTGCACACCCCCGGCCACACACCGGGTTCGTGCTGCTTCCACGCCCCGGCCCTGGGCGTGGTCTTCACCGGCGACACGCTCTTCCCGGGCGGGCCGGGCGCGACCCGCCACGCCTACAGCGACTTCGACACCATCATCGAGTCGGTGCGACGGCTGTTCACCCTGCCCGAGGACACCGTGGTGCTGCCCGGGCACGGCGAGTCGACGACGATCGGCGCCGAGCTGCCACACCTCGAGGAATGGATCGACCGCCGCTGGTAG
- a CDS encoding DUF2200 domain-containing protein: MHRIFTTSVASVYPHYVAKVEKKGRSKAELDEVIEWLTGFDEPALSRHLADQTTFEDFFAAARLNPNASLITGSVCGIRVEEVEDPLMQRIRYLDKLVDELAKGKAMAKVLRSPA; encoded by the coding sequence GTGCACCGGATCTTCACCACGAGCGTCGCCTCGGTCTATCCCCACTACGTCGCCAAGGTGGAGAAGAAGGGCCGCAGCAAGGCCGAGCTCGACGAGGTCATCGAGTGGCTGACCGGTTTCGACGAGCCTGCGCTGTCGCGCCACCTCGCGGACCAGACGACCTTCGAGGACTTCTTCGCGGCCGCCCGGCTCAACCCCAACGCGTCGCTGATCACCGGGTCGGTCTGTGGCATCCGCGTCGAGGAGGTCGAGGACCCGTTGATGCAGCGGATCCGCTACCTCGACAAGCTGGTCGACGAGCTCGCCAAGGGCAAGGCGATGGCGAAGGTGCTGAGGTCACCGGCGTGA
- a CDS encoding gamma-glutamylcyclotransferase family protein: protein MTQPPWTVGLFVYGTLAPGRPNAHVMDGIVGTWEPATARGELLPEGWGAAAGYPAIVLAADGPEVPGLLFRSSDLDGHWERLDEFEGEGYDRVVTSVRLATGDDVLAFTYALRR, encoded by the coding sequence GTGACCCAGCCGCCGTGGACGGTAGGGCTGTTCGTCTACGGCACCCTCGCGCCGGGCCGCCCCAACGCGCACGTGATGGACGGCATCGTGGGCACCTGGGAGCCGGCGACGGCTCGTGGCGAGCTGCTGCCGGAGGGCTGGGGCGCGGCCGCCGGGTATCCCGCGATCGTGCTGGCGGCCGATGGCCCGGAGGTGCCCGGCCTGCTGTTCCGCTCGAGCGACCTCGACGGTCACTGGGAGCGCCTCGACGAGTTCGAGGGCGAGGGGTATGACCGGGTGGTCACCTCGGTGCGCCTGGCGACGGGCGACGACGTGCTCGCGTTCACCTACGCCCTGCGACGGTAG
- a CDS encoding maleylpyruvate isomerase family mycothiol-dependent enzyme: MHTTLDFAALLALLDERSTAFREVVAAAPDLDVDVPSCPGWSLFDLAEHVGQGRRRWATIVAAGPCDERPAGTAPSESAPAPRDRAELETWLAAAVGEFDAALRAAGPEAGCWTWWGDSQSPETAEGVARHQVQELAVHTYDAQLAVGAPQPLPEAIALDGVEEFLSTCVSTDEVWPHEPLTLGFNATEGRAWRLDLSGDGARYARLGQEESVDVVSDAFVNATASDIVLWDYNRIALESLEISGDRVGFERLRDWDPDA, from the coding sequence GTGCACACGACCCTCGACTTTGCTGCCCTGCTGGCCCTCCTCGACGAGCGCTCCACCGCCTTCCGCGAGGTGGTCGCGGCAGCGCCCGACCTCGACGTGGATGTGCCATCCTGCCCCGGCTGGTCGCTCTTCGACCTCGCCGAGCACGTCGGACAGGGTCGGCGACGCTGGGCCACGATCGTGGCGGCCGGCCCCTGCGACGAACGGCCGGCCGGCACGGCCCCGAGCGAGTCCGCGCCCGCACCGCGCGATCGGGCGGAGCTGGAGACCTGGCTGGCGGCCGCGGTGGGCGAGTTCGACGCCGCCCTGCGAGCCGCGGGGCCGGAGGCCGGGTGCTGGACCTGGTGGGGCGACTCGCAGTCACCCGAGACGGCCGAAGGTGTGGCGCGGCACCAGGTGCAGGAGCTGGCCGTGCACACCTACGACGCCCAGCTCGCTGTCGGCGCACCCCAGCCGCTGCCGGAGGCGATCGCGCTCGACGGGGTCGAGGAGTTCCTGTCGACCTGCGTGTCGACGGACGAGGTGTGGCCGCACGAACCCCTCACCCTCGGCTTCAACGCCACCGAAGGCCGGGCCTGGCGCCTCGACCTGTCCGGCGACGGCGCCCGCTACGCACGGCTCGGCCAGGAGGAGTCCGTCGACGTCGTGTCGGATGCCTTCGTCAACGCCACTGCCAGCGACATCGTCCTGTGGGACTACAACCGGATCGCGCTGGAGTCGTTGGAGATCAGCGGTGACCGGGTCGGCTTCGAGCGCCTGCGCGACTGGGACCCCGACGCCTGA
- a CDS encoding helix-turn-helix domain-containing protein: MTPPEGLAPAGIVGPSEGVGPPESIGPSEGIELAAESFSGSPYPAAPRREVIPPNPQHAFRALTHDFPSEICGWGAHPEYEIHLITKTHGSFIAGDHVGTFAPGHVSIMGPLLPHDWVSDLPPGQVAVDRDAVIQFTDEWIRECMQLIPELQELDDVLAQSARGVVFSGATAWRAAENILEVVRTEGSEQVASLFRLLSIFARSPQDEREVVASPWLGRPTDANSLNAVEAGLAYIFENLTDDIRLSMAARLAYMSEPTFSKYFRSATGMTFSNMVKKLRIAHARRLLDTTTLSIAQVAEASGYRNMANFNRQFLAEVGATPTAYRRLESSQKPPAEVFSLGLRAQLAASARG; the protein is encoded by the coding sequence ATGACGCCGCCCGAGGGCCTCGCACCGGCCGGGATCGTCGGGCCGTCGGAGGGCGTCGGGCCGCCGGAGAGCATCGGGCCGTCGGAAGGCATCGAGCTCGCGGCAGAGTCCTTCTCCGGCAGCCCGTACCCGGCCGCACCCCGCCGCGAGGTGATCCCGCCCAACCCGCAGCACGCCTTCCGCGCGCTCACGCACGACTTCCCGAGCGAGATCTGCGGCTGGGGCGCCCACCCCGAGTACGAGATCCACCTGATCACCAAGACCCACGGCAGCTTCATCGCCGGCGACCACGTGGGCACGTTCGCCCCCGGTCACGTCAGCATCATGGGGCCGCTGCTGCCCCACGACTGGGTGAGCGACCTGCCGCCCGGACAGGTGGCGGTCGACCGCGACGCGGTCATCCAGTTCACCGACGAGTGGATCCGCGAGTGCATGCAGCTGATCCCCGAGCTGCAGGAGCTCGACGACGTGCTGGCGCAGTCGGCCCGCGGTGTCGTCTTCTCCGGCGCCACCGCGTGGCGGGCGGCCGAGAACATCCTCGAGGTCGTGCGCACCGAGGGGTCGGAGCAGGTGGCCAGCCTCTTCCGCCTGCTGTCGATCTTCGCGCGGTCACCGCAGGACGAGCGTGAGGTGGTCGCCAGCCCGTGGCTCGGCCGCCCGACCGACGCCAACTCCCTCAACGCCGTCGAGGCCGGCCTGGCCTACATCTTCGAGAACCTCACCGACGACATCCGCCTGTCGATGGCAGCCCGGCTCGCGTACATGTCCGAGCCGACCTTCTCGAAGTACTTCCGCAGCGCCACGGGCATGACCTTCAGCAACATGGTGAAGAAGCTGCGGATCGCGCACGCCCGGCGCCTGCTCGACACCACGACCCTGTCGATCGCCCAGGTGGCCGAGGCGAGTGGCTACCGCAACATGGCCAACTTCAACCGGCAGTTCCTCGCCGAGGTGGGCGCGACCCCGACGGCCTACCGGCGACTCGAGTCGTCGCAGAAGCCGCCGGCCGAGGTGTTCAGCCTCGGCCTGCGAGCCCAGCTCGCCGCCAGCGCCCGCGGCTGA